From Longimicrobiaceae bacterium:
GGGCGAGGGTGCGCGGCATCCCGGTCCTGCTAGAGAGCGTCGGGGCGGACGCGCTGGGTAAGGTGGAAATCCACCGTGCCGGCCGCGACTTCCTCCAGGGAGATCGTGGTCAGCTTCTCGCGCGGCTCCGTGCCGCTTACGGTGGGGTCCTCCATCATCTCGCCGCGCCGCAGCTCGTTCAGGTTGCGGGCGTACTTGGCGGCGACCAGGACGCCGAGGTACTTGCTGCCGGTGGTGCGCGCGGCGGCGCCGGGGGTGACTACCCTCATCTATCGCTCTCCTGCTCGGATGTTTCTGGTTGGCCCGCGGCGTCGGCCGCCAGCAAGGCGGCCACCTCGCCGCGGAGACGGGCGATCTCGTCCGCGAGCCCGGGGATCCGGGAGCCCCGGCGCGACTCGGCGGCGAGGATCGCCTCCACCGCGTCCACCGTGGCTTCCAGGTCCTCGTTGGTGATCACGTAGTCGAACTCCGACGCGGTCCCGATCTCGTCCCCCGCGTTGGACAGCCGGCGGCGCATGGCCTCGTGGTCCTCGCTCCCGCGCCCCAGGAGCCGGTCGGCGAGGACGCTCCCGGACGGGGGGAGGATGAAGATCAGGACCGCCTCCGGCACGCGCGACCGGACCTGCCGCGCGCCCTGCACGTCGATGTCCAGGACCAGGTACTTCCCCGCCTGCACCGCGCGGTCCAGGTTGGCGAGCGGGGTGCCGTACA
This genomic window contains:
- the rpoZ gene encoding DNA-directed RNA polymerase subunit omega, whose amino-acid sequence is MRVVTPGAAARTTGSKYLGVLVAAKYARNLNELRRGEMMEDPTVSGTEPREKLTTISLEEVAAGTVDFHLTQRVRPDAL
- the gmk gene encoding guanylate kinase — translated: MTQGRRGPASRTFPVILSAPSGGGKTTIARMLGARRDDIAFSVSATTRAPRHYEEDGRDYWFVPEEEFLRMVYEGELVEWARVHGNLYGTPLANLDRAVQAGKYLVLDIDVQGARQVRSRVPEAVLIFILPPSGSVLADRLLGRGSEDHEAMRRRLSNAGDEIGTASEFDYVITNEDLEATVDAVEAILAAESRRGSRIPGLADEIARLRGEVAALLAADAAGQPETSEQESDR